In the genome of Meles meles chromosome 4, mMelMel3.1 paternal haplotype, whole genome shotgun sequence, one region contains:
- the TMEM41A gene encoding transmembrane protein 41A, with amino-acid sequence MRSAGAGRAQRRPGAPCGFFRGSAGAGAGAEMRPLLGLLLVFVGCTFALYLLSTRLPRGRPLGSGEDTAGRSLWFPSDLAELRELSEVLREYRKEHQAYVFLLFCSAYLYKQGFAIPGSSFLNILAGALFGPWLGLLLCCVLTSVGATCCYLLSSVFGKQLVVSYFPDKVSLLQRKVEENRNSLFFFLLFLRLFPMTPNWFLNLSAPILNIPIVHFFFSVLIGLVPYNFICVQTGSILSTLTSLDALFSWQTVFKLLAIALVALVPGTLIKKCSQKDLHLNEISNANHLTSRKDT; translated from the exons ATGCGCTCCGCAGGCGCAGGCCGCGCGCAGCGCCGACCAGGAGCCCCCTGCGGGTTCTTCCGCGGCTCGGCGGGTGCGGGAGCGGGCGCCGAGATGCGCCCTCTGCTCGGCCTCCTGCTGGTCTTCGTCGGCTGCACCTTCGCCCTGTACTTGCTGTCGACGCGGCTGCCCCGTGGGCGGCCCCTGGGTTCCGGCGAGGACACCGCAGGCAG GTCACTGTGGTTCCCCTCAGATCTGGCGGAGCTGCGGGAGCTCTCCGAGGTCCTTCGAGAATACCGGAAGGAGCACCAGGCCTACGTGTTCCTGCTGTTCTGCAGTGCCTACCTCTACAAGCAGGGCTTTGCCATCCCTGGCTCTAGCTTCCTG AATATTTTAGCGGGTGCTTTGTTTGGACCATGGCTGGGGCTTCTGCTGTGCTGTGTGTTGACGTCAGTGGGTGCCACGTGCTGCTACCTGCTCTCCAGTGTCTTTGGCAAACAGCTGGTGGTCTCCTACTTTCCTGATAAAGTGTCCCTGCTGCAGAGGAAG GTGGAGGAGAATAGAAACAgcctgttttttttcttactgtttctaAGGCTTTTCCCCATGACACCAAACTGGTTCTTGAATCTCTCAGCTCCGATTCTGAACATCCCGATTGtgcatttcttcttctctgttcTGATCG GTTTGGTCCCGTATAATTTTATCTGTGTGCAGACAGGCTCCATCCTGTCTACTCTTACCTCCCTGGATGCTCTTTTCTCCTGGCAAACGGTCTTCAAGCTTTTGGCCATTGCCCTGGTGGCCTTAGTTCCTGGAACCCTCATTAAAAAATGTAGTCAGAAGGACCTGCATTTGAATGAAATAAGCAATGCCAATCATCTAACTAGTAGAAAGGACACGTga